A DNA window from Cutaneotrichosporon cavernicola HIS019 DNA, chromosome: 2 contains the following coding sequences:
- a CDS encoding uncharacterized protein (protein Coprinopsis cinerea okayama7 130), translated as MPPGPPAHLRLSALQGGASIFPPVLPEMTPESLAAAANQYKQPAPPPTLPLLQLPGRHQEPFRPASTVHVVDDTEYSDTDGSVDEDTNAVAGPSCPLHRRWPARGEHVSASSEGARTKRMSEPELARVVDDVGVLVRREYDCWVEACWNEAFHHVFTHSIPAFIISLILAGANPQGMRRQIVHGGAQLDKLFMTEMLRNLHFEMERRLTGRLVPEGRGEGGGALQSAAAAIGAGGLGAQPPPGATPGLPRDGVCTHDLGLAHGAPPDDDDHAACLCQLVACPVCLHAAVRQRKAPVGLLPANLANTHIAEGWAGGIESPEQERARRADTDLTLDIGIDEDERPANISMGGKGFVHIPKKPTPPEMRRPQVFPHPQMTDVLAVEEHLRWRLKELGADDPSVISRYGPSTNAPAALEGLEVALRLDEDDDASETSSVNIPNGKNGRRVATGRAKGRNKTVKLPPKALKKPERKVYLPEEWAKAESGVRNTAIVLTFRHFVKLLHKVAVSNSPFQYAGYEKDIEALEAGHPVAMYRWLTEQTARRRGGREGKAWTECMDRWTEEFGAQDKTAGNVFVKDEAFEEAVRYYTRAISLDGKKTVYYTNRALALNKIGRYSEAEADCTHILNKDGKNAKAIYQRAAARAGLQLWRDAEADLKLVLRLNPANDSAKNLLATVKPEVAKLPKQKHEDALNF; from the exons ATGCCTCCAGGTCCGCCCGCGCATCTGCGCCTCTCTGCACTACAGGGAGGCGCATCCATCTTTCCGCCCGTCCTGCCCGAAATGACGCCTGAATCTCTCGCTGCAGCCGCCAACCAGTACAAGCAGCCCGCACCTCCCCCGactctccccctcctccaactcCCCGGACGACATCAGGAACCCTTCCGTCCCGCATCGACCGTGCATGTCGTAGACGACACCGAGTACTCGGACACGGACGGCagtgtcgacgaggacacgAACGCGGTTGCTGGCCCGAGTTGCCCTTTGCACCGGCGTTGGCCAGCTCGTGGCGAGCATGTCTCAGCCTCTAGCGAAGGGGCCCGTACAAAGCGGATGAGCGAGCCAGAACTAGCGCGCGTcgttgacgacgtcggcgtcctcgtgcGCAGAGAGTACGACTGCTGGGTCGAGGCATGTTG GAACGAGGCGTTCCATCACGTCTTCACACACTCGATCCCGGCCTTTATCATCTCGCTGATCCTCGCCGGCGCAAACCCACAGGGCATGCGCAGACAGATTGTACATGGCGGTGCgcagctcgacaagctgTTCATGACCGAGATGCTGCGCAACCTCCATTTTGAGATGGAGCGGCGCCTGACAGGACGGCTTGTTCCAGAAGGGCGGGGCGAAGGTGGTGGGGCGTTGCAGTCCGCTGCAGCAGCCATTGGGGCAGGAGGACTAGGCGCGCAACCACCACCAGGAGCGACACCAGGTTTACCACGTGACGGCGTGTGTACGCACGACCTGGGACTGGCCCACGGTGCGCCGCcggacgatgacgaccaCGCCGCCTGTTTGTGCCAATTGGTCGCGTGTCCGGTGTGTCTACACGCGGCCGTGCGGCAACGAAAAGCGCCAGTGGGGTTGCTACCCGCGAACCTGGCGAACACTCACATTGCAGAGGGATGGGCTGGTGGTATCGAGTCGCCCGAACAAgaacgagcgcggcgcgcagaCACGGACCTAACGCTCGACATTGgcatcgacgaggatgagcggCCTGCCAACATCTCAATGGGCGGAAAGGGGTTCGTGCATATACCGAAGAAGCCAACTCCGCCCGAGATGCGGCGTCCCCAAGTCTTCCCTCATCCACAAATGAccgacgtcctcgccgtcgaggagcatCTCAGGTGGCGACTGAAGGAGCTGGGTGCCGACGACCCGAGCGTCATCTCCCGCTATGGGCCGAGCACGAACGCGCctgccgcgctcgagggactggaggtcgcgctcaggctcgacgaggacgacgacgcgtccgAGACGTCGAGCGTCAACATCCCGAACGGCAAGAACGGGCGTAGAGTCGCGACGGGACGCGCAAAAGGCCGCAACAAGACAGTCAAGTTACCCCccaaggcgctcaagaaACCCGAGCGCAAGGTCTACCTCCCGGAAGAGTgggccaaggccgagtcGGGGGTACGCAACACGGCGATTGTCCTGACGTTTCGCCATTTTGTCAAGCTTCTACACAAGGTCGCCGTGTCCAACTCGCCGTTCCAGTATGCGGGATACGAGAAGGACAttgaggcgctcgaggccgggCACCCAGTCGCGATGTACCGGTGGCTCACGGAGCAGACTGCacggcggcgtggcgggcgcgagggcaaggcgtGGACCGAGTGCATGGACCGGTGGACTGAGGAGTTCGGGGCGCAGGACAAGACTGCCGGCAACGTGTtcgtcaaggacgaggcgtTTGAGGAGGCTGTGCGGTACTATACGCGCGCGATCAGCTTGGATGGCAAGAAGACGGTATATTATACGAaccgcgcgctcgcgctcaacaAGATTGGGCGGTAttccgaggccgaggccgatTGCACGCACATCCTTaacaaggacggcaagaaCGCCAAGGCCATATACCAgcgtgcggcggcgcgcgccggccTCCAGCTGtggcgcgacgc